In the genome of Actinomadura luzonensis, the window GACCGGCCCGAACGTCTCGCCCTGGGCGATCTCGGCCTCGTCCGGCACGTCGGCCAGGACGGTGGCCGGGTAGCACGGGGGCCGTGGCACGCCGCCGGCCAGGACGCGGGCGCCGAGCTGGACGGCCTCCCTGACCCGCCGGTCCAGCAGCGCCAGCGCCCACTCGTCGATGACGGGGCCGACGACGGTGGCCGGGTTGCGCGGGTCGCCGGTAGGCAGCGTCGCGGCCCTGGCCGCGAACCGTTCGGTGAACGCGTCGGCCAGCGGCCGCTCGACGTAGATCCGCCGGGCGCACATGCACACCTGGCCCTGGTGGACGAAGGCGCCGTAGGTGGCGGCGTCCACCGCGTGGGCGAGGTCGGCGTCGCGGGTGACGATGAGCGGGTTCTGGCCGCTGAGCTGGAGCACGACGCGCTTGAGGTGACGGCCGGCCTTCTCGGCCAGGCGGCGGCCGGTGGGGGTGGAGCCGGTGAAGTTGATCCGTTTTACCAGGGGGGAGGCCAGCATCGCGTCGGCGAGCCCGCCGGCCTCGCCCGGCGCGTGGGTGACCACGTTGAGCGCGCCGGCCGGCAGCCCGGCCTCGTGCAGCACCTCCGCCCAGAGGGCGCCGCCGGTGTACGGAGCCTCTTCGGAGGGTTTCAGCACCACGGTGTTGCCGAGGGCGAGCGGCCCGGCGATCGCCCGCCCGGACAGGGTGAGCGAGGCGTTCCATGGCGCGATCGCGCCGACTACGCCCACCGGACGGCGTACCGCCATCGCGTGCGTGCCCGCGACGTCGGACGGCAGCAGGCTGCCGGTGGGCTGGTAGGGGAGCTGGGCGGCCTGGCGGAGCAGCTTGACGGCGAAGCCGAGCTGGACCTCGCCGAAGTGGCGGCCGCACCCGGTCTCGGCGGCGAGCGCGTCCAGGACCTCGTCGTGCCGGGCGCTCAGGAGGTCGGCCGCGCGCAGGAAGACCTGCTGGCGCCGCGCGGGCGGCAGCGCGGACCAGCCGGGGAAGGCCGCGTGCGCGGCGGTGATCGCGCGCTCCGCGTCGTCGGCGTCGCCGGCCGCGACCTCGGCGAGCACCTCGCCGGACCACGGGGAGCGGTCGGGGTAGGTGCGGCCGGAGCCGGCGCCGGCCCACGCGCCGCCGATGAAGTGCCCGATGCGCGACCTGCGCCACTCGCTCCCCGCTCGGGCCATGTCCCGTGATCCTCTCGGCCGATGTGTTCCGGTGACTGGAACGGTAAGAGCATATGCTGACCGCTGTGACCGAAGACCGCGCCCCAGCAGGCGTCCCGGCGTCGCACTCGGTGTCCCTGGAGCGGGGGCTGAGCATCCTGGACGCCTTCACCGGCGACCGCTCGGTGCTGGGGATCGCCGACCTGGCCCGGGCGGTGGGCCTCAACAAGAGCACCACGCACCGCTACGTCGCCACCCTGACCGCGCTGCGCTACCTCCAGCAGGACGCCGAGACGAAGAAGTACTTCCTCGGCCCGCGCGCCGTGGACCTGGGGTTCGCCGCGATCGACTCGATGGAGCTCACCCGCGTCACCGGCCCGCTGCTGCAGGCGCTCGCCGACGAGACCGGGTTCACGGTGAGCGCGGCGGTGCGCGACGGGCCCGACGTCGTCTACGTGGACCGGCGGCGCAGCACCCGGCGCAGCTCCCTGGCCATGGACCTCAACCTGCACGCCGGCTCCCGCCTGCCGGCCTACTGCACCTCCATGGGCAAGGTGCTGCTCGCCTTCCAGGACCCGGCGGCGCTGCGGCACGTCCTGGACCACACCGACCTGGCCCGCCGGGGGCCGAGGACGATCACCAACCGGGAGCAGCTGCTGGCCGCGCTGGCCAGGGTCCGCCGGTGCGGGATCGCGGTCAACGACGAGGAGCTGGCCCCGGGGCTGCGCTCGTTCTCCGCGCCGGTGCGCGACCGGTCCGGCGAGGTGGTGGCCGCGATCAACGTCGCGGTGTACCTGACGCTGGCGCCGACCACCGTCGAGGCGCTGGCCGGGCGCCTGGAGGGGCCGCTGCGGCGCACCGCGGCGGAGATCTCCCGGAGGCTCGGCCACCGGCCCGCTCTGGAGCAGGGTTCGAGCTGACGAATTCGCGTTCGAGTCGCCGGAACGACTTGTTGCACGCGTGTTGACGGGGCCGTACGGTCGGGACACCTCTCGCCGGTGCACCGGCGTCGCCCCCGTCGTCCCCGTCGCCCCCGTCGCCCCCTGGCCTCCCCACGAAGGAAAGCCCATGACCGTCACCCGCGAACTGCTCATCGGCGGCAAGTCCGTGCCCGCCCGGTCCGGCCGTACCACCGCCGACCTGAACCCCTACACCGGGCAGGCGTACGCGACCGTGGCCGCCGCCGGGCCCGAGGACGTCACGCTCGCGGTGGACGCCGCGCAGGCCGCCTTCGCCGACTGGGCGGCGCTGAGCCCGTTCGCCCGCCGCGCGATCTTCCTCAAGGCTGCCGACCTGCTGCAGGAGCGCGGCGAGGAGGCGGCGGCGCTGATGGCGGACGAGGTCGGCGGCACCCGGCCGTGGGCGCTGTTCAACGTCGGCCTGGCCGCGAACGTCCTGCGCGAGAGCGCCGCCGCGATCACCGCGCCGCGCGGCGACGTGCTCGCCGCGCAGGAGGAGGGCGCGCTCGGCCTGGCCGTACGCGAGCCCGTCGGCGTGGTCGCCGCGTTCTCCCCGTGGAACGCGCCGCTCATCCTCGGCGTCCGCGCGGTGGCCGCCGCGCTCGCCGCCGGGAACACCGTCGTCATGAAGCCCAGCGAGGACGCGCCGATCGCGTGCGGCCTGTTCGTCGCCGACGTGCTGGCCGCGGCCGGGCTCCCCGACGGCGTGCTCAACGTCGTCACCAACGACCCGGCCGACGCCGCGCAGATCGCCGAGACGCTGATCGCCGACCCCCGGGTGCGCGCGGTCAACTTCACCGGCTCCACCGAGATCGGCCGCATCATCGGCGCCCACGCCGCCCGGCACCTCAAGCCGGCCATGCTGGAGCTCGGCGGCAAGAACGCGATCATCGTGCTCGACGACGCCGACCTCGGCTACGCGGTGGACGCGGCCACGTTCGGGGTGTTCATGAACGCGGGCCAGATCTGCATGTCCGGCGACCGGGTGCTGGTGCACGAGTCGCTGGCGGAGGAGTTCACCGCCAGGTTCGCCGCCAAGGTCGCCGCGCTGCCCGCCGGCGACCCGGCCGACCCCGCCACCGTGATCGGGCCGCTGGTCTCCGCCGCCGCGGCGCGGCGCGTCGCCGCCCTCGTCAGCGACGCCGTCGCCAAGGGCGCCACCGTCGTCACCGGCGGCGGCGAGCCGGAGGGCGCGGTGCACCCGGCGACCGTCCTGACCGGCGTGCCCCGCGACGCCGACCTGTACTACGGCGAAGGCTTCGGCCCGGTCTGCGTGATCGACACCTTCGCCACCGACGAGGAGGCCGTCGCCAAGGCCAACGACACCGACCACGGCCTGACGGCGGGCGTCATCACCGAGAACGGCACCCACGGCCTCCGCGTGGCCCGCCGGCTGCGGACCGGCATCGTGCACGTCAACGACCAGTCGGTCGCCGACGAGCCGCAGGCCCCGTTCGGCGGCTTCAAGTCCTCCGGCTACGGCCGGTTCGGCGGCCGCTGGGGCATCGAGGCCTTCACCAACACCCGCTGGATCACCCTGGCCACCCAGCACGCGCACTACCCCTTCTGAGGACGCCGCCCCGCCCTGCCGCCCTGGCCGTCCCGAGGGGGCCGCACCGGCCACCCGCGTGCGGCATGCTGGGACGTGTGCGGGTGATCCACGTGGTGTCGTGCGCCGTCGTCAGCGTGCTGCTGCTCGGCTTCATCGGCCTGCCGGGCGAGACCATCACGGCGGCGGGGCGCTCCTCCTACCCCTGGCGGCCGGCGGGCTGGGGCACTCCGGCGATCGACGTCGTCGGCAGCGCCTCCTACGCCGCCGAGGTGTA includes:
- a CDS encoding aldehyde dehydrogenase family protein, whose amino-acid sequence is MARAGSEWRRSRIGHFIGGAWAGAGSGRTYPDRSPWSGEVLAEVAAGDADDAERAITAAHAAFPGWSALPPARRQQVFLRAADLLSARHDEVLDALAAETGCGRHFGEVQLGFAVKLLRQAAQLPYQPTGSLLPSDVAGTHAMAVRRPVGVVGAIAPWNASLTLSGRAIAGPLALGNTVVLKPSEEAPYTGGALWAEVLHEAGLPAGALNVVTHAPGEAGGLADAMLASPLVKRINFTGSTPTGRRLAEKAGRHLKRVVLQLSGQNPLIVTRDADLAHAVDAATYGAFVHQGQVCMCARRIYVERPLADAFTERFAARAATLPTGDPRNPATVVGPVIDEWALALLDRRVREAVQLGARVLAGGVPRPPCYPATVLADVPDEAEIAQGETFGPVVVVEAVDSADAAVARANASDLGLAASVITGDPRHGLKLASRLDAGIVHVNDQPVNDEPHMPFGGVKDSGWGRFGLGFAAEEFSELQWVTVRDQDREYPF
- a CDS encoding IclR family transcriptional regulator, producing MTEDRAPAGVPASHSVSLERGLSILDAFTGDRSVLGIADLARAVGLNKSTTHRYVATLTALRYLQQDAETKKYFLGPRAVDLGFAAIDSMELTRVTGPLLQALADETGFTVSAAVRDGPDVVYVDRRRSTRRSSLAMDLNLHAGSRLPAYCTSMGKVLLAFQDPAALRHVLDHTDLARRGPRTITNREQLLAALARVRRCGIAVNDEELAPGLRSFSAPVRDRSGEVVAAINVAVYLTLAPTTVEALAGRLEGPLRRTAAEISRRLGHRPALEQGSS
- a CDS encoding aldehyde dehydrogenase family protein — protein: MTVTRELLIGGKSVPARSGRTTADLNPYTGQAYATVAAAGPEDVTLAVDAAQAAFADWAALSPFARRAIFLKAADLLQERGEEAAALMADEVGGTRPWALFNVGLAANVLRESAAAITAPRGDVLAAQEEGALGLAVREPVGVVAAFSPWNAPLILGVRAVAAALAAGNTVVMKPSEDAPIACGLFVADVLAAAGLPDGVLNVVTNDPADAAQIAETLIADPRVRAVNFTGSTEIGRIIGAHAARHLKPAMLELGGKNAIIVLDDADLGYAVDAATFGVFMNAGQICMSGDRVLVHESLAEEFTARFAAKVAALPAGDPADPATVIGPLVSAAAARRVAALVSDAVAKGATVVTGGGEPEGAVHPATVLTGVPRDADLYYGEGFGPVCVIDTFATDEEAVAKANDTDHGLTAGVITENGTHGLRVARRLRTGIVHVNDQSVADEPQAPFGGFKSSGYGRFGGRWGIEAFTNTRWITLATQHAHYPF